Within Xiphophorus hellerii strain 12219 chromosome 10, Xiphophorus_hellerii-4.1, whole genome shotgun sequence, the genomic segment TCATCATATGATTCCTCAGTcaatttattgacatttttcaatTCATAGCTGTCTGTGTGGACttgattttcacatttgtcaTTTATATTTCCTCCCCCTCTGCCTGCACTACACTTTTACATGTTCGCTATAGTTCAACTTGGTGGAGTTAGTCTGTAAGTCATTCATTGTTCTTTCTGAACTTGTTGTACGTGGGTCATGGAAAATTATATTGAAGGTCATGGAGAGTCATGGAAAAgtcataatttagtttttttctaaataccaGTGGGAGCCGTGACTTTGGTcttgaaaagaacaaaatctcaACATAACTACACTTTGGTCCAACTGATGATGCAATTTTGAAACATTAAAtggttgatgtttttatcagcTTCTCAGTACTTCAGTCTgtcttttttaccaaatacttgcTTACTGTGGCTgaagtaatttcttggatgactactttttacttttacttgtgtaaaaatatgttgaagtactCTGGGTATAATCTTTGGGTACTCCATCGATCTGATGttgaagaagaggaggatgtTTTGTGTGCATCTCTCTGTGAGGCAGCAGCGTTCACTGACTCTAAGGAGAAGGAcgtccctcctcctccttctctttctccttcATCCTGCACATTTATGAATGAGATGATGTCAGCAGCAGGGCCCTCCCTCTCTGATGCGGGAAAAACCTCACAATCAGATAGAGAGACGGTCCCCCACGCGTCTGTAAGCCTGACGGAGGCAAACatctccatcctcctcctctcaaCCCCCTTCTCTTCCTCTCAAGACTGAGGATGAGTAATCCAGCCGGTGAGGGAGGGGAGACGAGAGAGGTGCGCGCAcagtgagggagagagagggggaggaagGGAGGAGACCATTgcatcatcaccaccatcatcatctcAGTGAACGTGCAAAACGACAGGCTGAGAATTCAAAAAACCGTCCTGCTGAGTCGAGTCTGATCGGAGCAGGCTAATTCCTGAGCACTCGCTGCCAGCGCAGGAGGAAGGAATCAGGGGAGCATCATCTACGGCAGCCGGATTTGACTGAAACACCTGGACCACACCGCTGAGTGAGCGGAGGATTTATATTTAACCTCCTTACATCTGGCTGACCCACAGGGATGAGGCTAGTTCGTGGATTAAACGCTGAGTGAGTCATCCTGTCGTTTGGAGGACATGATCGTACCCCAAGAAGCAACCAGCACATCTTCCTGCCCCCTCAACATGTAACCATCCAGGGACAGAGAGCGGTCTAATATCTGGATCCATCTCAGTGACGGCACTCACTGCTGTCCGTGCTGGACACACTCCTCTTAGGACCTGGTTTACCAGTGTGTCGGCATGTTTTGCTTCTGCCTGCAGAGTTCCCTGCTTAAGCTCCAGGCTCTGGATGTGGAGGGAGGGTCCTCGCGGGGGACGTCCCCAGAGGAGAGCCCCTCTGCCCTGGGCAGCAAGGAGCAGAAGAGCCCCTGCGTCCCCGTCGAGTTGGGGGGGAAGGATGGGAGGACGACAGCTCTCTGCCACAGAGCCCCAACAGATGAGAACCACCCACCAGGTAcacctgtctgtctctgtcctcacctgtctgtctctgtgcaGGTCAAATGTTGTCCCTCTTAAGCTCCTTCAGaactgttttcagatttttgtctcTGGGTTTCTGATGAATCAGCTCCTTCTAGCCTCTCGCAgagtgtgggggtgggtgtgtgtgtgtgctttcagTCTCCCACCTCCCTTCAGCGATCAGCTATTTATAGCCACCGAAGTAAAACTCTGTGAAGCACACTGACCTCCTTCAGCTCCTCGACTCTCACTCAAACTGCATGCTTCACCGAGGCTGCTCTCTGCTAGCATTTGCTGAGAATTTAAAGTGGAATCGGAGACTAAGCAGGATCAGCTCCTGTAGCAGGAGCATCTTTGCATCTAGCTAATTGCTGAAAATGTTGGAGAACCGATGTGATCCCATGAAATATGCATGAGAAATGGGCCATTATGTCCATTAATTTGTCGTTTGTTTTCACCAGAGCTCCTGGCGGTCCTGACCAGACCTTCACAACCCCCCAGACACCAGCCGTTAGCTTCCATCCATCCCAGCCAGCAGCCCCTGGTCTCCGACGGGACATTGTCCCCCAGTCCTCATCATTCCCCACAGAGGAGCAGCCCTGGGGGTGAggttggaggaggaggagacggatcgGAGGGGGGAGGAGGCGGAgctctcctccagctgctggcAGGCCTCCCCAgccccctcccctccccacGCTGCTGCAGCCCCAGCCTGAGGTTCAACTCCGACCCAGATACAGCTCCATCACCGCCCTGCAGCCAGCAGTACATGCTGTGAGCATCCGAAGCGTAGCCTTGAGATGTTAACCTTGGTTAAAAATACGAGTGTCAAACTCTAGTCCTCAAGGGTGGATGTTGTGCATACCTAAATGTTGTAAGAAACTGTCCATGGAGGACTAGAGTTTGATGCATAAATTAAGGAAGGGATTcagtcatttgaatcaggtgtgctggagcattttaaacaaatttgaaaTACTCAAGAGAGCTGCCTCTGAGGAGCTGGATGGCATTGATTCAGTGGAATCGATGGCTGCTGGATTCTGGACATGTTGGATCACGTCCTGACATCAGCTATGACTCAGTCATAGCTGATGTCAACATATAAAGGGACATATAAATCAACATATATATAAAGGGAGTTGATTTTGAGCTAGTTTGTGAATTTAGGTGTCGTTTGTCCTGAAATAGTTTCTGTTTCAGTAATCAGAGTTTCACAGACCTGGGATGTGACTTAGAATTTGAGTTGTGACTTTTGAACCTTGACATCCGTCCAGTTTCAGTGTAGATACGTTTCAGACGATTTACCTGATTTAGGAACTGAAAAGGGACGTGTTGGTCCTAAGATGGCTCTGATTTTATCAGTCTTCTATGAGTCTAGAATTGGAGCCCCATAgaccttttatgtttttactggTGTAGTTGTTGATGGTTTTTTTCTTGAGTTTGAACAATATGTGTCCAGATTTTAGTACAATGTAGGTCTGGGTTTAACAGTGGTAGGACTAGACTTCAACAGCAAGCCCTGGTGTTTGTCAAGTTTTGTCCCTTGATGCTGTGTCTAGATATGAGACAGGATGTTTGATTTATCAAGAATAAAATTCTCGATCTATTCTTGAGCTTTATTTCTCCCGTGCAGCTCTAGACGAGCATGTTGTTGGTTATGAATCAAATCTGGGTTTTGACCACAACAGTTGTAGATGTGAGAATTTGCTGGTGGTTTTCACTTGACAGTACTGATCTGGCGGTGGATTTCATCAtgtagcttttgttttgtttcttaattttttacttCGTTagtgcttttgtgtttttcagttggGTTCTATGGGTTCTAGGTCACATTGCAGGTGGAGAAAGTTTCTGCGAtgatttattttgatctttttttttgccataacaTTAACAAATCAATATGCGTCAACATTTTAATGGgacaatgtatttttattgtttttaatatatatatccATTTTGGGCTCCTTTGAATGTTCATTCATAGTAATAGGCAGAGACACAGTGTGGGTCTGGTTACACAATATGAATGTCTATTGGTTATTGTCAGACATAAAGGATTTTCCTTCCAACACACTatcacaagatttattttttaaaaaaggcagaGCGTTTTGAATGAAATCCACTGAgactgttgttttctttttgtcctgaTGAGCCGATTGTATTTTGACCTTGTGTCTGCCTTTTTAATGCATCTTACATAATTCATCCATTATTTTCCTACTTTATCTTTAGAGCCAAAGCTTGAGGCAGGGGGTCAAAATGTGTCCATGACCCAGTTTGTGGTTTGATGTCTCACTAGACTCTCTCTTTCCATATCACCGAATTTGACTCTGTGTTCTGCTAGAGAAAGGCTGGCCTTCCCAAATTAttcaggcatttttttttttagaatcgACTCCCTGATTACGGGTACGGCTCTGAGCGTTGATGCTCAACAGAAATGAGTGAAACTGACACATAATATCTAGTTTGAATTTCACCGAGGCCCTGGTTTGTAGTTGATGTTTGGCGGAAAGATGAAAACTAGCGACGCTGAATCTTACTTTCCTCTACGCAGGTGCAGGAGCCTAGGGGACAGGACTGAGGCTTCAGAGGACGAGAGTCCAGCGTCCATCCCTTTCCTCACCCGACACATTCAAAGCCTGAAGAAGAGGGTTCGCAGGTTTGAGGATCAGTTTGAGCAGGAAATGAACTACAAGGTAAATCTACACTTCCTCTCTCACATGATGAGGTAACGGTCGCCTAAATCAGTTTAAAGGTTTCAAATACGTCTTCCTTTTCTCTTcgtattttttgctttatttatggcatatatttatatatcacTGTGGAGTAGAACGACAGAAAAACGCATGATTTCCAGCTgtgtttgttcctttttttatatatactgaAACACAGTATAAACCATTTcataagcaaacaaaataaagactgTTTCTACACCGGACACCCGCGCAGTCTTGATATTCAGAATATATTCCACAAAAATAGCCAAAGCCCTTCTTGCTGCCGCCTTCAACAACTTAAAATTCATACAAATAATCTGAACTTTTAAGATGGTTTTAAAGGGCAGTAGATTTCAGCAGACAGCATGTAAGATTAGCATGTAAAGCTAATCTTCCCATTCTGAGTAGAGGTTTCCGCCCTCCGCACACGTGGAGGGCGGAAACTCCCTGTTTACTGCATGTGTGTAAAAGCATTAGAAACTCGTTCATGCCATAATTGTCAGATAAGTCATATTCTTTGGTGCTCATTCACGCCCCTCTACTGAATGCCGCCCCGGACAACTTCCCAAAACTTCAAAAACGTCAATTGTCTACTGATATGTAAAGTTTAGTATTTAAATAGAGATCTGTGGATATTTGTtgtgatgatttattttaaatggtgtTGAACTCTTTAGTTAATCTGAATGGTcgtctgttttgtgtttgtttcttcagCCGTCCCACAATGATAAATACTCAAACCCGGAGATGATCAGAGTGATGAGTGAGCTGGCAAAAGCTCGCAAACAACTTAAAGGTAAAACGCAACAAAGATCCGCAATTCGTGTCCCATCTTatcaaaaaaaagagaaattgatTTGAATTTAGATTTGTCACTGTTACTATAATAAATCTATTGTAGTTCGAACATATAAAAAAGACTAATGAAAAACAATGAACCACATGTTAGGTATTTAATTGGTCCTGCTATGCTATCCTCTGCTTTCTCTGCAACACATCCCATAAGCAGTTGGTTCAACGCAGTTATTAATGTAAATGTTATTCACTGTACTTTTTGCTGTTCTGATTGTGCGTCCTCTGCAGAGTTGAGACTTCGACAGTCGGTGTTTGAGTCAAAGGAGCAGGAATCCAGCGAAAAATGCAGGTAATGTTCCATATAATTTCATCCATTCATTGTTTGAAGACCCTTAGAAGAGTCAGGATTTGCATAGCTAAAATTagttaattaaaacaacaaaatttgtAATCAGATATTTTAAAGGTATAACTCAATTGCtgtataaacaaaaaataaaaaaaataaaattttcatctGGGTTCTTTACTCTTAATCTGCAGATCGGGTTCCGGTCAGCAGGGGGCGTCAGACCACAAACCATCTCTAGAGGAAACTGTGGAGTCTCTGTTCAGGCGGCTGAAAGAAAAGAGACAGTCTCTGGGTCTCCCTGACAACATGAAGGTTTGTGTTCGCTGTGATGGCTGTCTGAGTTGCTTCTGTGAGCTGAGCCTGACCTCCGCTTCGACTTCCTGTCTGCTCCTGTTGGTGTACAGGAGATGACGCAGGCACAGATGGTCCTGGAGAAGATCACACTGCAGAAATGTTTGCTGTACTTTGAGAGTGTTCACGGCCAACCAGTAAGGCCCCAACGGAAACTTTACCTTCATCTCAGATACCTAATGAACAGGGGCGTCCCGATACAACTTTTACACTTCCGATATGATATCGATATCGCACCCTTACGTATTGGCGATACCGATAGTGATCCAATACAATATCAGCACAGTTATTCTGTTGTAAGGACTTGTAGTAAAAGCTTTATAAAGTAATATAGTAAACAATAGCCAACAACTATGTattgattattattaaacaATGGGTCTGGAATGGAATACCGGAGCGGAGTGATTTTAGATGCCGATACAATCTGATTGATTTTCGATATCAATATTGGCTCGGGACAACCCTGTTAATGgggcttttttcccctttagtTTGTGTAGAAATACTGTTGAAAAGCTTATGTCAATATAAAGGATTTCAGAAGTTTATCATCTCCTTTTTATCCTTCAGGGAACGAAGCAGGAGAAGAACCTGGTGAAGCCTCTTTACGACCGCTACCAGATGATCAAACGGTTACTGTGTGCCAGCCCCACCATCACCACCATAgtgagaaacaaacacacacacacacacacacacacacccacacatacgCAAATTGTTCTTGACCAGTTTTGCTTCTTTCTCAATTAGGAAAAACTCTGAATCAGAAGCAGATTCTGAACTGAATCTGCTTTTATCCGTCACACTGTTTCCCCTGGTGGCActcttaataaaaatatatttcagcttttaCTAAACTCAGTGGGTTAATGTAGCTGAAAATCAGCTCATACAATGTCTAAATTGCGAAGATAAAACCACAGAACTTGCGCGTGGAAGAGAGAGCGTaatccattttctgtttctgtccctcaggaggaagaggagggctCAGATGAAGAGTCTCTGACCTCCTCGGTGGTAAGTGATGTTCTAGTGCCGCCTTCTTGCAGAGCGACGTGGCCAGCGGCCAACGAGGAGGACAGCGACCGGGACAGCGACCCGGCCTTCGTGTCCCCAATAGACGAGGTGAAAGCCGTCCGTCAGCACGGCGCTCTCACCACGGCCAACCTGCACGAAGCGTCCAGGTGTGCCTTTACAGAATCACAGAATGCAACAGCGTCTGCATTCTTCATGTTTTACGCTACAAGAGAG encodes:
- the LOC116726957 gene encoding protein FAM13C-like → MFCFCLQSSLLKLQALDVEGGSSRGTSPEESPSALGSKEQKSPCVPVELGGKDGRTTALCHRAPTDENHPPELLAVLTRPSQPPRHQPLASIHPSQQPLVSDGTLSPSPHHSPQRSSPGGEVGGGGDGSEGGGGGALLQLLAGLPSPLPSPRCCSPSLRFNSDPDTAPSPPCSQQYMLCRSLGDRTEASEDESPASIPFLTRHIQSLKKRVRRFEDQFEQEMNYKPSHNDKYSNPEMIRVMSELAKARKQLKELRLRQSVFESKEQESSEKCRSGSGQQGASDHKPSLEETVESLFRRLKEKRQSLGLPDNMKEMTQAQMVLEKITLQKCLLYFESVHGQPGTKQEKNLVKPLYDRYQMIKRLLCASPTITTIEEEEGSDEESLTSSVVSDVLVPPSCRATWPAANEEDSDRDSDPAFVSPIDEVKAVRQHGALTTANLHEASRSQLLECLRQTRAEKKIRRKVLREFEDEFYRQTGRVCQKEDRTPIKEEYQEYKQLKAKLRLLEVLLSKQDVNQTP